GACACTTGCGAAGCAGAAGAACCTTGATGCCATTCATGATACCGTGCATGAGATGTGCAAAGATGAGGCGCGTCACGGGTGCGCATTCCGCGGTCTTTTAAAACGATATTTCGCATAAGGAGGAATGGTGATGGCAAGAGTACGATGTCAGGCAGAAACGTGTTCACATAATTCGGCAGGGACTTGCTATGCAAACGGGATCGATGTTTGCGGCGGTATGGCAGAGGAGAAAGGTCAGACGAGCTGTTCTTCGTTCCTTGACAAGACGATCTATTCGTCGCTTACGAACAATACG
The Selenomonadales bacterium DNA segment above includes these coding regions:
- a CDS encoding DUF1540 domain-containing protein — translated: MARVRCQAETCSHNSAGTCYANGIDVCGGMAEEKGQTSCSSFLDKTIYSSLTNNTETGGDCDRISCSVMSCIYQNSGACTAEAIEVGGHRATAYHETACNTFRAR